GCTCACATTAGACTAAGCTTCAGGCGTATGAAGTTCGCATTTTCAGGTCAATGAGGCCAGTTCTTATCCTGGAACACCTCATTCATCGAAGATTTTTAGTGCGTGTCCTTAGGCTTCCTCTGATACAACAATACTTCAAAAGCATACAAAATTGTGGTGTCTCCTACCGATGGATTTAGTTGAGGCCTTTTCTACGGGTTAAAGTGGCGGCtgccttaaagttgatattttatgataatcattGAAGTATTTTGAATGAGGGCTGACAGAAAGCCTTCAGCTTATCCGAAGAAAGTGTATTTCAGTTACAGGACTTCATAGAACGAGCTAAAAGAGATATTTGCGCTTCATTTGTCCAACCTCTTTGATGGATACCTTTAACAGACAATCTGTTACTGTGGTTCAACAAATCCCTAGGTGTATTACCCTTCTCACTTGGCGGAAACAAATCAAATAAACATGTAGCTTGCATTAAAAGAATCCTTTGTTTAGCATACAGATTGATTGCAATTGTGATTTTATCAACCGTATCACTTTGGCATGCCTATATTGTGTGGAAGAAGATATCAGAATGCATGCAAGTGTCAAAAACGGTGTTATTGATGCACGTAATCTTGCTTAAAGTTGACTTCAACGTAATAACAACTTGGCTATCGTTCTTCATTGTTGCCTTTAAATCGAAAAAGTTGCAATACATGCTTCGAAAACTTTCCGAATTCGAATTGGATCCATCCTCCAGCCGTAAATACCAGATAAAAATTCGTATTGTGGTAGCACTTTTGATTTCCGAAAATTTCCTTAACGGCGTGATGAAACCACTACCATACAGTCCTTTACGTACAAATTGCATAGAAGTCAAGGATAACTCAGTGTGCTTGTTAGTTAAGACGGCCTTGAAAGGTCTGTCATTCTGCTTGTACCTCCTTTTCCATGCAAAATATCACGCGGTCAACGAAAAAATACGATTAACACTCGACCGCAGAGGATCGTGGTTCGATGGCAAAAGGTTGAGTGGCAAAGAAAAGCTAGGTCACGAGTCGGAAGAGGTCTTTAGGCTTGCTGCCATGCATCACTGTCTGTACACTCTGCTGAATGATACGCATGGGATGTTTTCCCTAGTAATCCTGATCAAATTCACCACGTGGTTCTTCGAGCTTACTGCTTTATCCTTCGCGGCCGTGGTTTATGAAGACGAAGATTTATGGACCATCACAAAAATTGGGATGCTGTGCAAGGCCTTCCTGGTGACGGGGTGGATTACTGCCTACATCGTGGTGTGCGGGTGCATTCGACATAAGGTTAGTATCCCTGTCCCCCTTATGACAGGGCTGGGCagcatttcaaatacaagtattcaaaaatgcatatttgaaatacatttgtaatttgtatttggtatttcaaatacacaatctgaatgtatcttgtatttaaaatacagatttttggtgttttcccattttaaaatgaagaaatacattcgtaaaatacttttgaagtaactCTGATGTCACTTATGTAACATTATGCCTCAGAGATTACTTCcatttcgttagaatcgttttcttcatgtttgcaactatctaTAAAGTGCCAAGGCAGGTCATATTTTGTAAGACCTCTTAGTTGTCATACAAatgtattatgtatttaaaaatttatttaaaatactacgTTGTAGTTTGTTTCTCAAATACCAAGGTCTAAGGTGTTTTAGTATTttgcttttcaaataaatttggagcggtattttgtatttcaaatactcgtCGGCCTGTATTTTGCACAGCTCGTCCTTATGACGAAGCGTAGAAGACGATGTTTGGATGGGAAAAGTCTATTCCtagatattcagcttagtaaaaccacttgtctgtttccacacacttttatttacaccgaccatggtttcggcaacttgtgccattatcaaggtgccgaaaccatggtcggtgtaaatgaaagtgtgtggaaacagacaagtggttttactaagctgaatatcaaagatttccaccgtatcacgccggaaactgtatcttttattctatTCCTAGAGCAAAAACGATTTTCGTGGGTGGTAGGATAGCAATGGCGGGCACTTGTGTAACATTTTGCCactgttgaaattttttcatggtttCAATGAATATGAATGTCCCCTCCTGTTCGCTGCAATGTGTTTTGGATGGGGTGTTGTCCCCTATAGTATCTTCACGTTGATCGTTGACCTGAAGGTGCAGGCAATAGTGCCAGTGAAACTGTTCCCTTCGCAAAATCAACCGACGCGGTAGAAATAGAAAATGACGAATTTCAAAtagtatttttgttattattacgtTTCAGTGGAAAAATGATTAacgattaaatataaattttaaacctTCATTCAACTTTTTTACAATTACTTACTATTGATGTTCATATCATCAAAAATAAGTCTGGCTTTCCATTGATATTCCCGCATTAAAATGTCGACTTTACCCTACCTACTAAACTTCCCACATTACATTTCgctatttttaattatgattgcCGCGCTATGCAATATTATCTTCCAGATCACTCAAAATAAGTTTCCTTTCATCTTTGAAGTATAAATCAcgcaaaacattttcatttatttattaataaccaCGATTGCAgagatttttggccagcttttttaatttcagcccactgtgcggaaTTTTCATgatcataatatttattacaaactgggtattcttttttaattaaatttaaaaaataatatggccCTTTTTGCATTTCAGGCGACGCAAACAGGTATAATAATATCTGAGGGAATGCTAAAAGTGAAGGACGAAAGAGTTAAAGAGGAGGTAAATCAAAACGCTTACATGCTTTTGTTGATTgattattgatttattgattattaatggttaaaataaatatttacaaatacaatCAAGTGGATTCAAAATGCGTATAGCTTCATTCGTCCGCAAGTGAAACCAAAagatttaattagaaaaaaatattatcgcaCCACCGAATGTAGCACGGAAAGCTTAATACATCGAGGTTTTCAATATCTTAGCAACTACACGagcacgaacatccatgccctggacaggggaaggctacccaggcgggactcaaaccctcaacctcttgtttggcaaaCTATTTCCGAAAACAGCACGTATGTCCTATAATATCGCGAAAATTCATCTAGGATTCGTTAAGCTTACTGTGGGAAGATTTCGTATGAGAAAGTAatggaaaggtgctattttgcactcttCCGACCGCACCTTCAATATACAGATagcttatgggatccggtgcagaaagacttaatccgccaactgaataaaatacaaaggaaggctgcgcgtttcgtcaaaaactgctacgggcgtacagacagtgttacccagatgctaggtgtattaggctgggagccgctggagacccggaggctgcgcgctaggcttagattgcttggacaattgagaaatgatatctttaagagcgacacggaggagATCATATTAGAgccacgctatatttccaggtccgatatcagcgataaattaggagagatgttttgccgaacggatagatatgggaattcctttttcccctgaaccatacaggacttaaataaacgctagtcctaacttcattagagcacttcatttttatgtgtgaacggttggtgtcctaacaccccctgccacacgtcttttaggcggtttgcgtcGTATTATGGAGATGTAGATGTTGAAAATTACACGAGTactaacatccatgccctagacaCGGGCAGTCTACCCAGGcagtactcgaacccgcgatctcttgtttggcaggcgaggactttaacccgccaCCACCGAGACCAACAAGATTAATTTCGAAAGACGAtaagtataaaggccgttttacacggtacacggaattgcgcaatctgacgtgcgtgcgaaggcgcaatcaaaattgcgtcgtgtaaagcggtgaattgctagaacacatgcgagaatgcgtggatgtgagacggcaaaatagccgctgttctaatttcgctcatgcattcgcgcaattccacgccattttagaaattaatgcagctctaacctgcgcaattccgtgccccgtttaGAACGGCCTTAAAGCAGACTTAAGTGGAGTTCCATAGCCAATTTCAAAAGTTGTTGTGGCACCAATGCAGGGGGTAGCCTTGGTGACAATTAGAGGCTATCAAAACTATTTCGGCCtttcaggtatttttttcttcatgccCTCGCGCATGATTCTTTAAACTATTTCAGACTACGTTACGTAATTTGTTCTTTATGTTCCCCTGAGGAGATGAGGG
This genomic interval from Ischnura elegans chromosome 5, ioIscEleg1.1, whole genome shotgun sequence contains the following:
- the LOC124159843 gene encoding uncharacterized protein LOC124159843, yielding MQVSKTVLLMHVILLKVDFNVITTWLSFFIVAFKSKKLQYMLRKLSEFELDPSSSRKYQIKIRIVVALLISENFLNGVMKPLPYSPLRTNCIEVKDNSVCLLVKTALKGLSFCLYLLFHAKYHAVNEKIRLTLDRRGSWFDGKRLSGKEKLGHESEEVFRLAAMHHCLYTLLNDTHGMFSLVILIKFTTWFFELTALSFAAVVYEDEDLWTITKIGMLCKAFLVTGWITAYIVVCGCIRHKATQTGIIISEGMLKVKDERVKEELRFFSHQLLHTKIELTAFGFFTLDFGLITSITGVFVTSLVLLVQIEYSKII